The proteins below come from a single Excalfactoria chinensis isolate bCotChi1 chromosome 7, bCotChi1.hap2, whole genome shotgun sequence genomic window:
- the BCS1L gene encoding mitochondrial chaperone BCS1: MPFSDFVVALKDNPYFGAGFGLVGVGTAMALARKGAQFGLVAFRRHYMITLEVPSKDKSYQWLLNWISHHAKRTQHLSVETSYLQHESGRVSTKFDFVPSPGNHFIWYQGKWIRIERNRERQMVDLNTGTAWESVTFTALGTNREIFFNILQEARELALQQQEGRTIMYTAIGTEWRQFGFPRRRRPLSSVVLEKGVSERLVEDVKEFIDNPKWYIERGIPYRRGYLLYGPPGCGKSSFITALAGELQHSICLLSLSDRSLSDDRLNYLMSVAPQQSIILLEDVDAAFVSRDLAAENPAMYQGMGRLTFSGLLNALDGVASTEARIVFMTTNYVDRLDPALVRPGRVDLKQYVGHCSRGQLARMFQRFYPEQPPAAAERFAEQALAVSKQISAAQVQGHFMLYKTDPGGAIENIRSILP, translated from the exons ATGCCGTTTTCTGACTTCgttgtggcactgaaggacaacCCCTACTTTGGGGCTGGGTTTGGCCTTGTTGGAGTGGGCACAGCCATGGCACTGGCTCGGAAAGGGGCTCAGTTTGGGCTGGTGGCTTTCAGGCGCCACTATATGATAACGTTGGAGGTGCCTAGTAAGGATAAGAGCTACCAGTGGCTGCTGAACTGGATCTCACATCATGCCAAGCGTACACAGCACTTGAGTGTTGAGACCTCATACCTGCAGCATGAGAGTGGACGCGTCAGCACCAAGTTTGACTTTGTCCCCAGCCCTGGAAACCATTTCATCTG GTATCAGGGGAAGTGGATTCGCATTGAGCGCAACCGGGAGAGGCAGATGGTTGACCTGAACACAGGAACCGCCTGGGAGTCTGTCACCTTCACAGCACTGGGCACCAACCGGGAGATCTTCTTCAACATCCTCCAGGAAG ccCGGGAgttggctctgcagcagcaggaggggaggACGATCATGTACACAGCCATTGGAACAGAGTGGCGGCAGTTTGGGTTcccgcgccgccgccggccTCTCAGCTCCGTGGTGCTGGAGAAGGGTGTGTCAGAGAGGCTGGTTGAGGACGTGAAGGAGTTCATCGACAACCCCAAGTGGTACATCGAGAGAG GGATCCCATACAGAAGAGGCTATCTGCTATATGGTCCTCCTGGCTGTGGAAAAAGCAGCTTCAT TACAGCCCTGGCAGGGGAGCTACAACACAGTATCTGCCTGCTGAGCCTCAGTGACCGCAGCCTCTCTGATGACCGACTCAATTACCTCATGAGTGTGGCACCACAGCAGAGCATCATCCTTCTGGAGGATGTGGATGCTGCCTTCGTCAGTCGGGACCTTGCTGCTGAGA ACCCTGCTATGTACCAAGGCATGGGGCGCCTGACCTTCAGCGGCCTCCTCAACGCCCTGGATGGTGTGGCCTCCACAGAGGCCAGGATTGTCTTCATGACCACCAACTATGTGGACAG GCTGGACCCAGCCCTGGTGCGGCCTGGACGTGTGGACCTCAAGCAGTATGTGGGCCACTGCTCCCGAGGGCAGCTGGCCCGCATGTTCCAGCGCTTCTATCCTGAGCagcccccagctgcagcagagcgGTTTGCCGAGCAGGCACTGGCAGTCTCCAAACAGATCAGCGCTGCCCAAGTACAGGGCCACTTCATGCTCTATAAGACAGATCCTGGGGGAGCCATTGAAAACATACGCTCCATCCTGCCGTGA
- the RNF25 gene encoding E3 ubiquitin-protein ligase RNF25, protein MAAAGEEVEAADWALPAEVEVLESIYLEELRVVRGRARSEPWEVSITLHPATAQDQDSQFVRCTLVLAVPPQYPNEAPDISISNPRGLSDEQIQKILQTLRNVAEARLGTEVLYELIEKGKEILTDNNIPHGQCVICLYGFQEREAFTKTQCYHYFHSHCLARYAQHMEEEILMQQEEREQHLAPSPKQKVGVQCPVCRETLIYDLCALKAAPPPQHPLEPYRPDAKMLQHQEELRLIFKKQQEKGGIIDPEAEKNRYFISLQAPPATVDPGQAAAASEPLVSASDVDAPQAPCQTSALEPARAPESRAEPGQPERSAVPKEPQSKRERHRGERPGPRGQGRQSCSNSQEVAGEACHLSHGSRVPRGFGQRPERRPAGRRCQEFPKPHSRSKAAALAERKELCPEDPSPVVDAVDLKEEHHNMERWTPEQGAEAQSREKENLAFNRSDHRAAPGWQGHHRPWDCGRWERSRVQDRGSYHRAPRGQGVFRPSGRREAHFVEKESSS, encoded by the exons ATGGCGGCGGCCGGTGAAGAGGTGGAAGCGGCGGACTG GGCGCTGCCGGCCGAggtggaggtgctggagtccaTCTACCTGGAGGAGCTGCGGGTGGTGCGGGGCCGCGCGAG GTCTGAGCCCTGGGAGGTGAGCATCACCCTGCACCCTGCCACGGCCCAGGACCAGGACTCCCAGTTCGTGCGCTGCACGCTGGTGCTTGCCGTGCCCCCCCAG tatCCCAACGAGGCTCCAGACATCTCCATCAGCAACCCACGGGGGCTGTCAGATGAGCAAATCCAGAA gATTTTACAGACCCTCAGAAATGTTGCTGAAGCCAGGCTGGGGACAGAGGTGCTGTATGAGCTGATTGAG AAGGGGAAGGAGATTCTCACTGACAACAATATTCCTCATGGCCAGTGTGTGATCTGCCTCTATGGATTCCAG GAGAGGGAAGCCTTCACAAAGACCCAGTGCTACCACTACTTTCACTCACACTGCCTGGCCCGCTACGCACAGCACATGGAGGAGGAGATTCTTATGcagcaggaagagagagaacagCACCTGGCACCTTCCCCCAAACAG aaaGTTGGTGTGCAGTGCCCTGTCTGCCGGGAAACTTTGATTTATGACCTCTGTGCCCTGAAGGCAGCGCCACCACCACAGCACCCACTG GAGCCATACAGACCAGATGCCaagatgctgcagcaccaagaaGAACTGCGCTTAATTttcaagaaacagcaagagaaaggGGGCATCATTGACCCTGAAGCAGAGAAGAACCGTTACTTCATCAGCCTCCAGGCG cctcCAGCTACTGTTGATCCAggccaggcagctgctgcctctgagcCACTGGTGAGTGCTAGCGATGTGGATGCACCTCAGGCACCCTGCCAGACCTCAGCTTTAGAGCCAGCCAGGGctccagagagcagagcagagcctgggcagcctgagagGTCTGCTGTGCCCAAGGAACCCCAGAGCAAGAGGGAGAGGCACAGAGGGGAGAGACCAGGCCCAAGAGGCCAGGGCAGGCAGTCCTGCAGCAACTCGCAGGAAGTGGCAGGGGAAGCCTGTCATCTGTCCCATGGCTCCAGGGTGCCCAGAGGCTTTGGTCAGAGACCAGAGAGAAGACCTGCTGGGAGACGCTGTCAGGAATTTCCAAAGCCTCACAGCAGAAGCAAGGCAGCTGCCTTGGCTGAAAGAAAGGAGCTGTGCCCTGAAGATCCCTCACCAGTAGTGGACGCAGTGGACTTGAAAGAGGAACACCATAACATGGAAAGGTGGACCCCGGAGCAAGGTGCTGAAGCCcaaagcagggagaaggagaacCTGGCATTCAACCGCAGCGatcacagagcagctcctggctggcaGGGCCACCACAGGCCCTGGGATTGCGGGAGGTGGGAAAGGTCCAGAGTGCAGGATCGCGGCTCCTACCACAGAGCACCAAGAGGGCAAGGGGTGTTCAGGCCCAGTGGACGTCGAGAAGCCCATTTtgtggagaaggaaagcagttcCTAG
- the STK36 gene encoding serine/threonine-protein kinase 36 encodes MERYHVLEVIGEGSFGRVYKGRRRCSAQVVALKFIPKVGRSEKELKNLQREIEIMRGLHHPNIIQMLDSFETDKEVVMVTDYAEGELFQILEDDGSLPEDQVQIIAAQLVSALYYLHSHRILHRDMKPQNILLGKDGVIKLCDFGFARAMSIHTMVLTSIKGTPLYMSPELVEERPYDHTADLWSVGCILYELFTGTPPFYTSSIFQLVSLIVKDPVKWPKAISPTFKSFLQGLLMKDPRQRLSWPELLSHPFVAGRVTVIDDTEQHGISNPFTTKLSPELQALKEQQAHSLAPRSGQSRILKKARQKMAEEAQKKGQLKANTTSMKDSGKECTRHKPRAAFGKAALEEGEELPASFQEKNLGVLQGKNSMAEWQLEEPPPSPREHSITQDYEREFLQPEAPLQLGVSRAELQGRQSIEAVDLESEELGSDEEWQHLIEATEPLAMQLSTPLSLLRDSSFRHRVQTRLAESAQQVLEGMLEGASHLRPVLRVVGNLLATRCDSELLNLFCQELNVPLSLLHLAKQMLESGSTKQQPWCITVLTDLIMVTTVYFSSERSLEKSGQDSLQTFRESANQFLALLPDLLAEPADSEMKLCQQSLLCFTLLCESLDAMCPSISVPFYASLREENEPLLDKLLQGLISEQPALQGAAMEAKSAHDQRQHVADLCTAALAAACSIPPTQSSCWKAKQQVAQEIAGKLMNRECHQLGKLLGRLEHPNCSLNVLKILYTGCYASPSLCQHLGRSQQVFDFLMQHSKSKVPMAEATQRVACEASLCLLALLTLQPQVSPSRLEEVVTLALDLLTQSPVISVVGAAAFILTQLDQRGVPVALEGKEILPAVTSALMEPAELHFSLPMGAGLYDGIIFLMLKLLAQEDVAVEKSFATSELWRVVWHCVPAVLCMGSGAVLEGNSPEAEPDWSLLSPQGTLLFLSLALFIFTRETHRCLPRLTQSHGVFMVMLKTLLSPRFLACLAQTQAGQNGEAELIPAVVIQACQLLCFPFALDVDGDTLTLVIEAVRDSQIPPQLLQVCCHHLPFSDTELPMSLLCRLVVSDEQVTDQVVREAAASEHVIAYLSTVLFSGSLTLTTDLLSLLTHVARSCPEHLSFLQRILGGSDMSYQALTRLLSHEEHPIRAKTCNLLGNLFRHSFPQVLQNQPGLLECLLMCLDDEDEAVRKAASFAVGNAAYHESSPAGTLGRAVPRLTQLLSDWPAKTRCNAASALGNLGRRSAELGELLIESRAPHILLEVACRDPQASVREGALVALRAVSQHPGIQQVLLSLRATDQLAALANSDSWPMAGGSPRPSSARHCQKLIRLLTPLQST; translated from the exons ATGGAGAGGTACCACGTGCTGGAGGTGATCGGAGAAGGCTCCTTCGGACGAGTGTACAAGGGGCGGCGGAGGTGCAGCGCCCAG GTGGTGGCTCTGAAATTCATCCCCAAGGTGGGGCGGTCTGAGAAAGAGCTGAAGAACCTGCAGCGGGAAATTGAGATTATGAGAGGTCTCCATCACCCTAACATAATCCAGATGCTCGACAGCTTTGAGACCGACAAAGAG GTGGTGATGGTGACTGACTATGCAGAGGGAGAGCTATTCCAGATCCTGGAGGATGATGGGAGTTTGCCCGAGGACCAG GTCCAGATCATAGCTGCCCAGCTGGTCTCTGCTCTCTATTACCTACACTCCCACCGCATCTTGCACCGTGACATGAAACCCCAGAACATCCTGCTGGGCAAAGATGGTGTCATCAAGCTCTGTGACTTTGG GTTTGCACGTGCTATGAGCATCCACACCATGGTGCTGACTTCCATCAAGGGCACTCCACTGTACATGTCCCCTGAATTGGTGGAGGAGCGGCCGTATGATCACACAGCAGACCTGTGGTCTGTGGGCTGCATCCTGTATGAGCTGTTCACAGGCACACCTCCCTTCTACACAAGCAGCATCTTCCAGCTTGTCAGCCTCATTGTCAAGGACCCTGTCAAGTGGCCTAAGGCCATAAGCCCAACCTTCAAG AGCTTCCTGCAGGGGCTCCTAATGAAGGATCCCCGCCAGCGCTTGTCATGGCCGGAGCTGCTCTCCCACCCCTTTGTTGCTGGACGGGTGACTG TGATTGATGACACAGAACAGCATGGGATTTCAAACCCCTTCACCACCAAGCTGTCCCCAGAGCTACAGGCCCTGAAAGAGCAGCAAGCCCATTCCCTGGCCCCTAGGAGTGGTCAGTCCAGGATCCTGAAAAAGGCTCGGCAGAAGATGGCTGAGGAGGCACAGAAAAAG GGGCAGCTGAAGGCAAACACTACATCTATGAAGGACTCTGGCAAAGAATGCACCAGACATAAACCCAGAGCAGCTTTTGGAAAGGCAGCTCTTGAGGAGGGGGAGGAGCTACCAGCATCCTTCCAAGAGAAGAACTTGGGTGTCCTGCAAGGAAAGAACAGCATGGCAGAGTGGCAACTGGAGGAGCCTCCTCCCAGCCCACG GGAGCACAGCATCACACAAGATTATGAGCGGGAGTTTCTCCAGCCAGAAGCACCTCTGCAGCTTGgtgtcagcagagcagagctccaagGCAGGCAAAGTATCGAGGCTGTGGACCTGGAGAGTGAG GAGCTGGGGAGTGATGAGGAGTGGCAACACCTGATTGAGGCCACAGAGCCCTTGGCCATGCAGCTGAGCACACCTTTGAGCCTCCTGAGAGACTCATCCTTCCGGCACCGTGTCCAAACCCGGCTTGCAGAATCTGCTCAGCAA GTGCTGGAAGGGATGCTTGAGGGAGCCTCCCATCTCCGTCCTGTGCTTCGCGTTGTGGGAAATCTCCTGGCTACCCGCTGTGACTCTGAGCTGCTGAACCTCTTTTGCCAAGAACTGAACGTGCCATTGTCCCTGCTGCATCTGGCCAAGCAGATGCTGGAGAGTGGCAGCACCAAGCAG cagccCTGGTGTATCACAGTGCTGACAGACCTCATCATGGTGACCACAGTTTACTTCAGTAGCGAAcgcagcctggagaagagcgGGCAGGACAG CCTACAGACCTTCCGGGAGAGTGCCAACCAGTTCCTAGCCCTGCTGCCAGATCTGCTAGCTGAGCCAGCTGATAGTGAGATGAAACTCTGCCAGCAAAGCCTCCTG TGCTTTACTCTGCTCTGTGAGAGCCTGGATGCGATGTGCCCCTCTATCTCTGTCCCCTTCTATGCCAGCCTACGAGAGGAGAATGAGCCCCTGCTGGACAAACTCCTTCAGGGATTgatctctgagcaacctgctcttcAAG GTGCTGCAATGGAGGCCAAGTCAGCTCATGACCAGAGACAACATGTGGCAGACCTTTGTACAGCTGCActggcagctgcctgcagcatccccccgacacagagcagctgttggAAAGCTAAGCAGCAG GTTGCTCAGGAGATAGCAGGAAAGCTTATGAATAGAGAGTGCCATCAGCTTGGGAAGCTGCTGGGGAGGCTGGAGCACCCAAATTGCTCCTTGAATGTTCTCAAG atcCTCTACACTGGCTGCTATGCCAGCCCAAGTCTGTGCCAGCACCTGGGGAGGAGCCAGCAAGTATTTGATTTCCTCATGCAGCACTCAAAGAGCAAG GTCCCCATGGCAGAGGCAACTCAGAGGGTGGCCTGTGAGGCCTCCCTATGCTTGCTGGCCCTGCTTACCCTGCAGCCCCAGGTCTCTCCTTCCAG GCTTGAGGAGGTGGTTACACTGGCCCTGGATCTGCTTACTCAGTCTCCTGTCATCTCTGTTGTG GGTGCTGCAGCATTCATCCTGACGCAGCTTGATCAGCGTGGGGTGCCTGTGGCActtgagggaaaagaaatcttACCAGCAGTGACAAGTGCACTGATGGAGCCTGCTGAG CTGCATTTCTCTTTGCCTATGGGTGCTGGTCTCTATGATGGGATCATTTTCCTCATGCTGAAGCTACTTGCACAG GAGGATGTGGCTGTGGAGAAGAGCTTCGCTACCTCAGAGTTGTGGAGAGTGGTGTGGCATTgtgttcctgcagtgctttgcatgggcagtggggcagtgctggaaggaaacAGCCCAGAGGCAGAGCCAGACTGGAGCCTTCTCTCACCTCAAG GCACACTGCTTTTCTTAAGCCTGGCCCTTTTCATCTTCACTCGTGAGACCCACCGGTGCCTGCCTCGTCTCACCCAGTCTCATGGTGTCTTCATGGTGATGCTGAAGACGCTGCTGTCCCCTCGCTTCCTGGCGTGTCTGGCACAGAC ACAAGCAGGGCAGAATGGAGAGGCTGAGCTCATCCCAGCTGTAGTGATTCAGGCCTGCCAActcctctgttttccttttgccctGGACGTGGATGGAGACACCTTAACATTGGTCATAGAGGCAGTGAGAGACTCCCAGATCCCTCCACAGTTACTGCAG GTCTGCTGTCACCATCTGCCTTTCTCAGACACTGAGCTTCCCATGAGTCTCTTATGCCGCCTTGTTGTGTCCGATGAGCAGGTCACAGACCAAGTAGTGAGGGAAGCTGCTGCCTCGGAGCACGTCATTGCCTACTTGAGTACTGTCTTGTTTTCAGGTAGCCTCACGCTCACAACTGATCTCCTGTCTCTCTTGACTCATGTGGCTCGTTCCTGTCCAGAGCACCTGTCCTTTCTCCAGAGGATTTTAGGTGGTTCAGATATGTCTTACCAGGCACTGACCCGCCTACTGAGCCACGAAGAACACCCCATACGGGCCAAAACCTGCAAcctgctgggcaacctgttccgaCACAGCTTTCCCCAAGTGCTGCAGAACCAACCTGGCTTATTGGAGTGCCTGCTGATGTGCCTGGATGATGAGGACGAGGCCGTGCGCAAGGCAGCCAGCTTTGCGGTGGGTAATGCTGCTTATCATGAGTCCTCCCCAGCCGGGACTCTGGGCAGGGCCGTGCCCAGGCTGACGCAGCTCCTGAGTGACTGGCCGGCCAAGACACGCTGTAATGCGGCCTCAGCCCTGGGCAACTTGGGCCGGCGCTCAGCAGAGCTCGGGGAGCTGCTCATTGAGAGCAGGGCCCCCCACATCCTCCTGGAGGTGGCCTGCCGGGACCCCCAAGCCAGTGTGCGGGAGGGAGCACTGGTGGCTCTGCGCGCTGTCAGCCAGCACCCTGGGATACAGCAG GTGTTGCTGTCCCTCAGGGCCACTGACCAGCTGGCTGCACTGGCCAATAGTGACTCGTGGCCCATGGCTGGGGGCAGCCCCCGGCCTTCATCCGCACGCCACTGCCAGAAGCTCATCCGCCTCCTTACGCCCCTGCAGAGCACCTGA